The window tatcaaattactactattattatagcagaaagtttattttattactatattatatagtatattatatactatatattatttagtaacaTAGTCTTGTAATGAAGGTTTTAAAACATAAGaaaggaataaaaaaacataaaaaagcaacataaaacataaaaaagcaacataaaaacataaaaaatataaaatatcaagtAAATATTAATCTCACAGACAGTTCTATAATACAATTAGTCAGGCAAAATAATTCAacttattttatgtattatattgAATAATTAAATGTACGTATTATGTAATAactaaacatacatacatatgtatatatatgtcaGAGGCGTACACTTGTGGCTGCCTTACAGTACCAGGCAATCGAATTTTGTAAAtggcaaataaaaatattcctttGATGCAACTTTTTGATAATGACTTTTTAACTATCTGAAATAATGATGAAACTACACTTTGGAAGTCACAGTGTCAAAGTTTATTTTCcacattttctattattaattgATCAGAAGAAAATTGTACAagcgcatatatatatatatatatatatatatatatatatatatatatatatatatatatatatatatatatatatatatatatatatatatatatatatatatatttgtgtgtgtatggggttaatttaaatatataatacataacaCACAAAGAAAGGAAAATATACacttacttcattaaaaaacacAGGTCTGGGATGCTAACTTTAAAAGAAGAAGGTGTTGCAGCAgctagtaaataaaatatagaaactttgttataaaaaaaacttataaagaaataaaaaagtaaaataaagtaacTGAAAATTTACATAGAGTTAAACGCATGTTTTGAATTGCTGCATACAAGGCCATTGGTTctgttgttaaatataaaactgaaacagttgaagtttttaaagttgaacTCATTGTGGTATATGGTAATGTTAATGTAACAAACTGAGTAAGTGATGACTCTATTGTTGAAGACTGATTTGTTGTAGTTGCAGACTCAGTTCTTGTAGTTAAAGACAAAGTTGCTGAAGTTATAGACTGATTTCTTGTAGTTAAAGACTGAGTTGTTGTAGTTGGAGAATCATTTGTTGTAGTTGGAGACGGAGTTGTTGCAGCTAGAGAATCAGTTGTTGCAGTTGGAGACTGCATTAGTGTAGTTGATGAATCAGTTGTTGTAGTTGGAGACTGAGTTGTTGTTGTAGGAGACTGAGTAGTTGTAGTTGGAGACTGAGTTGTTTTAGTTGGAGAGTGAGTTGTTGTATTTGAAGACTgagttgttgtggttggagaCTGAGTTGTTGTAGTTGAAGACTgagttgttgtggttggagactgagttgttgtagttgaagactgagttgttgtagttggagactgagttgttgtagttggagactgagttgttgtagttggagactgagttgttgtggttggagactgagttgttgtagttggagactgagttgttgtagttggagactgagttgttgtggttggagaCTGAGTTGTTGTAGTTGAAGACTGAGTTGTTGTAGTTGGAGACTGAGTTGTTGTAGTTGGAGAGTGAGTTGTTGTAGTTAAAGACTGAGTTGTTGTAGTTGGAGACTGACTTGTTGTATTTGAAGACTGAGTTGTTGTAGTTGAAGACTGAGTTGTTGTAGTTGGAGACTGAGTTGTTTTAGTTGAAGACTGAGTTGTTGTAGTTGGAGACTGAATAATTGTAGTTGGAGAGTCAGTTGTTGAAGTTGGAGACTGAGTTCTTCTAGTTGAAGACTGAGTTGTTGTAGTTGGAGACTGAGTCGTTTTAGTTAAAGACTGAGTTGTTGTAGTTGGAGACTGAGTTGTTTTAGTTGGAGAGTGCGTTGTTGTATTTGAAGACTgagttgttgtggttggagaCTGAGTTGTTGTAGTTGAAGACTGAGTTGTTGTAGTTGGAGACTGAGTTGTTGTAGTTAAAGACTGAGTTGATGTAGTTGGAGGCTGAGTTGTTTTAGTTGAAGACTGAGTTGTTGTAGTTGGAGACTGAATAATTGTAGTTGGAGAGTCAGTTGTTGAAGTTGGAGACTGAGTTCTTCTAGTTGAAGACTGAGTTGTTGTAGTTGGAGACTGAGTTGTTTTAGTTGAAGACTGAGTTGTTGTAGTTGGAGACTgagttgttgtggttggagaCTGAGTTGTTGTAGTTGAAGACTGAGTTGTTGTAGTTGGAGACTGAGTTGATGTAGTTGGAGAGTGAGTTGTTTTAGTTGGAGAGTGCGTTGTTGTAGTTGGAGACTGAGTTGTTGTAGTTGAAGACTGAGTTGTTGTAGTTGGAGACTGAGTTGTTGTAGTTGGAGACTgagttgttgtggttggagaCTGAGTTGTTGTAGTTGAAGACTGAGTTGTTGTAGTTGGAGACTGAGTTGATGTAGTTGGAGAGTGAGTTGTTGTAGTTAAAGACTGAGTTGTTGTAGTTGGAGACTGACTTGTTGTATTTGAAGACTGAGTTGTTGTAGTTGAAGACTGAGTTGTTGTAGTTGAAGACTGAGTTGTTGTAGTTGGAGACTGAGTTGTTGTAGTTGGAGACTGAGTTGTTTTAGTTGAAGACTGAGTTGTTGTAGTTGGAGACTGAATAATTGTAGTTGGAGAGTCAGTTGTTGAAGTTGGAGACTGAGTTCTTCTAGTTGAAGACTGAGTTGTTGTAGTTGGAGACTGAGTTGTTTTAGTTGAAGACTGAGTTGTTGTAGTTGGAGACTGAGTTGTTTTAGTTGGAGAGTGCGTTGTTGTATTTGAAGACTgagttgttgtggttggagaCTGAGTTGTTGTAGTTGAAGACTGAGTTGTTGTAGTTGGAGACTGAGTTGTTGTAGTTAAAGACTGAGTTGTTGTAGTTGGAGACTGAGTTGTTTTAGTTGAAGACTGAGTTGTTGTAGTTGGAGACTGAGTTGTTGTAGTTGGAGACTGAGTTGTTTTAGTTGAAGACTGAGTTGTTGTAGTTGGAGACTGAATAATTGTAGTTGGAGAGTCAGTTGTTGAAGTTGGAGACTGAGTTCTTCTAGTTGAAGACTGAGTTGTTGTAGTTGGAGACTGAGTTGTTTTAGTTGAAGACTGAGTTGTTGTAGTTGGAGACTGAGTTGTTTTAGTTGGAGAGTGCGTTGTTGTATTTGAAGACTgagttgttgtggttggagaCTGAGTTGTTGTAGTTGAAGACTGAGTTGTTGTAGTTGGAGACTGAGTTGTTGTAGTTAAAGACTGAGTTGTTGTAGTTGGAGACTGAGTTGTTTTAGTTGAAGACTGAGTTGTTGTAGTTGGAGACTGAATAATTGTAGTTGGAGAGTCAGTTGTTGAAGTTGGAGACTGAGTTCTTCTAGTTGAAGACTGAGTTGTTGTAGTTGGAGACTGAGTTGTTTTAGTTGAAGACTGAGTTGTTGTAGTTGGAGACTGAGTTGTTTTAGTTGGAGAGTGCGTTGTTGTATTTGAAGACTgagttgttgtggttggagaCTGAGTTGTTGTAGTTGAAGACTGAGTTGTTGTAGTTGGAGACTGAGTTGTTGTAGTTAAAGACTGAGTTGTTGTAGTTGGAGACTGAGTTGTTTTAGTTGAAGACTGAGTTGTTGTAGTTGGAGACTGAGTAATTGTAGTTGGAGAATCAGTTGTTGAAGTTGGAGACTGAGTTGTTGTAGTTGGAGACTGAGTTCTTCTAGTTGAAGAATGAGTTGTTGTAGTTGCAGACTGAGTTGTTGTAGTTGGAAACTgagttgttgtggttggagaCTGAGTTGTTATGGTTGGAGACTGAGTTGTTGTAGTTGAAGACAGAGTTGTTTTAGTTGGAGACTGAGATGTTGTATTTGGAGACTGAGTTGTTGTATTTGAAGACTTAGTTGTTGTAGTTGGAGACTGAGTAATTGTAGTTGGAGAGTCAGTTGTTGAAGTTGGAGACTGAGTTGTTGTAGTTGAAAACTGAGTTATGGTAGTTAGAGACTGAGATGTTGTAGTTGATGTTGTTAACGTTTCATATGTTATAGTTGGAAACTGAGTTGTTGTAGTTAGAATTTGAGTTGTTGTAGTTTGTGACTGAGTTGTTCCTGTTGGAGATCCAGATGCTGTGGTTGCagaatttgttgttgttgttggagaCTGTGTTATTGTAGTTGTAATTTGAGTTGTTGTAGTTGGAGACTCAGTTGATGTAGCTGAAGAATAATTTGTGGTAGTTGGAGATTCCATTATTTTAGCTGGAGACATAGTTGTTGAAATTAGAGACTCAGCTGTTGAAGTTGAAAATTGTGTTGTTGTAGTTGAAGAATGAGTTGTTGTAGTTGGAGACTGAGTTGTTGTAGTTGGAGAGTCAGTTGTTGAAGTTGGAGACTGAGTTGTTGTAGTTGGAGACTgagttgttgtggttggagaCTGAGTTGTTGTAGTTGGAGAACCTTTGAATTAAGAAAGATTATAtctctaaagaatttttttaaaaagctttatttaatttgtataaatattaaataaatatatatacatatcaattaaataaataaataaaaatatatatatatatacatatatatatatatatatatatatatatatatatatatatatatatatatatatatatatatatataatatatatatatatatatatatatatatatatattctaaagtaattgtatttgattttttaatatattgcttTACAAAAGGCATTTTGCATTGATTGTTTTGCTCTTTTgaacagtttaataaaattgttttacagatttaacattattttttgtttgttttatcaaaattgctattacttttttgttattagaattgtatgattttgttaatttttatttgatttaaattgaatattatcatttttttaaaatcttttttcagatatttttttaaaaatatgttttttacaacttaagaatagtttatatttttataacttaatttagcctctaattttttattaagttttcttttctttttttgttttttaataacaaagattgataaatattttttttcttttgttcacTTTTGAgtattaagtaattttatagaaaagattttaatttctACAATTCTTCTATGATTATTTGTTGCTATAGTAACAGTATAGTAACAGTAGTAGTAACTATATTAACAGTAGTAATACTACTTATAATATGTTGAATAGGGTGgagtgaattttagtttttttttacaatttgtttaGCCTGGGTGTGCAAAAGTTGTCTATTCATTTCAGAAATACTCTGGAAAATTATCAATGCTCTAGGAAAGTATCTTGAGGTTCCTAAAgacctttaaaattttaatgggtccctaatattatgtaaaaaaatttttttcaaaagtatgtcatgttgggtctcaaaagaagcaaaattttttttttttaaaataattgttatttttaaaatttttataaaattttgctgcttttgagacccaatatgacatacttttgaaaaacttttttttacataatattagggacccattaaaattttaaaggtcTTGAGGAACCTCAAGATAATTTCCTAGAGCATTGATATTTTTCCAGAGTATTTCTGAAATGAATAGACAACTTTTGCACACCCAGGCTAAatgaattgtaaaaaaaaactaaaattcactcCACCCTAATGTTGAATGATAATAGTGAAATTGAAATGgattctttggaatttgcttccggcatcttgtttttctgattcatCTAATTTGCAATCTGTCaagttgtctgttaatcgttatcttattttatcaactttatcttttctcttccagttaCTTCCTACTCTAATAGTAGTTGCTTGtaaccttgttggaagtgaaatttttttaaaaaaatgtgacaaGTTAGTAATAATCATCATTGAAATGAAAAAGATTGAGCTAGataaaattattcgtttttaaaatataagaagcAAGCAGCagtaagattaaatttaaaataaatttaaggaTAATGTGATTAAGCAAGTTAATAAGAATCACAGAAATAAAAGAGATCACTAAATGAGATGAAATTAATCATCTACAAATACAAAATGCTGCCAGGCATGTAGAAAATAATCTGAACTCAAATAGGGACAAAGTGATTAGGCTATTTGAAAATATCATCACAAAAATGAAAGAGATAAATCTAGGCGTAATCAAATGGTTCATCTACAAAATATAGGAAATGCTGCTAGACAAGGAAGATTTTCATTGAATGCATTGTATAGCAAGAAATAATACTAttcctgattttaatttttaggagAAATAAAACAGATCTGTCAGAATTTTGgaatagaaaatttttcttatgaaacacattttttacattGCCATAATAGAAAGGTAGTCTTTCTTCTGCTTCACCCATTCTACAACCTTTACAAGATATATTTACAGGGAGTTATATAGATCATAATtccaataagaatttttttaaattataactaaaaattatattgccTGTCATTCTTTTGCTTCATTTACAGCTAATGTGGTTCATCCTATGGATCATGGATTACTATGAATCATGGACtaccatgttttaaaatatgtggtcAAGTTTTCATCATGCAGGTAATCTTAGGCAAGTTCAAGATATTCCCCCAACATATTGTTAACTGTATATCTAAAAACCTCTCGTAGCAGTgaattttagaatgcaacaaTGTGAGAGGCGATCTTCGTTGGCATAATCAATTGGTGCACAATAAGGGAAAGTTATAACCCATGCTCAGGTTATCGAATTTCAAAAATGTGGTTTGCCACATGttctaattttacttaattttgataaaaagttttatataatataaaaagtatgataAACCGATCTTTTTGTTACATTTGCCTGCAACCTAAAATATTGATGTGAGATGTGTATTTTCAAATGTTATCAGTTTATAGTTTTCAATAAGGGGGCATCCTTAAGTATGGAGTGTGTAGAACAAGATTGCCATCCTTGCAAGCCAAGTGGTGTTACTAAATTGTGGTATTGCAATTAGTGTGGTGCTACTAAATTGTGGTAAGCACCATTTAGTGCCTTGCAGTCTTAATTTctgttaagtattttttattctgGATCACTTTGGAACTAAGACTAAGTGTGAAtcttattacaattatttatttgatactAATTGTACTTGATACAATTAGTATCAAATAAATACTAGAATTTGTTTAAGTCATCTATTTCAATTTCTTGAACCCATCAGATAggtgctattttttatattttaattaaaatacagcTTCACGTACATCTACTTTATCTTATACTGTTCGTTTTCTTTCCCATTACTTTCAGATATTCTTTTATCTTATACTTTTATCATGACTGATAAGTATAAgattattatagtaatattttattgttttgtggctgttatgataaatttaatcaGTTCTGATTAtaattatcttaaaataaaatgattataattataCTGATTATAATTAtcctaaaataaaatgattttatattttttttataaattcaaacacaataaaagtatttttattataattgttgtttgaaaaaatcataataGTATGCATATTGCTGTAAGTCTCTGCTtctaattgttaaaacaaataaaaataaaaaatcatgcacaaaaattgaaataccctttattgtttttgttattaaaaacactgtCTGCCTCTCTTGTTAATTGGGTTTGCGAccggggctgcataaacatttatacatcctaaagtatatttttcttattcaaaattcatgttatattttgtatacatatgcatatataaatattatgatcaacatgatcatcaccATTATGACCATCATGACcgtcatgatgatgatgatgatgatgataatgatcattgttatcatcatcatcatcattatcatcaggCTTTTCTTGCTTTTATCACTACCATTTTCCATTCACCTCAGCCACTATCCCTAGcataactttaaactttaaaattggtAAAGACTTGGAATCAAAGTCAAGTGCACACATAATTGCACCACTAGAACTACTAAGACCTATTGTACATCCTCCATCAAtagcaaaaatgtatttctAAAATGGTAGTTCATTAGTATATAACAGGCAAACAAGCTGTTGCAGTGATCTTGCAatgcttttctttaatttttgaatcACACCCTATTTTTTGCCTGTATACTGTATTACTGTGATGTCACAAACAACTGCTTGTAGCACCAGCATCATCACTCATGTTGCTGTAAATTCACTATTGTCTAATATTTCATTTTCTGATTGCGCtcaaatttcaaacatttgGCTGCTCTCATCTCTTTCTTCTGCAACTTGTTTAGTGGCAACTCTTGTGCTAACGGACGCCATTCCTTAATACTCAATACAATGGAAACCAATTTGTCCAACCAACAATAgatgaaaaaattgataataaacaaCTGATTGAAATAAACTCGTTTGTAGCAAGAATTAATTATCACGTTAAATTAACAAtctacaatataaaacaaaacatgttaaacatgtatattctcataatatattattagcCTTAATTCAGGTTTGATGGGAGTAAATTTACGATATGTTAAGATTACTTTGGATTGAGTTAAGATTAGGTATTATTAATTCATGGTTACTTAGACTTATCTAATATCATTTCATGTACCACCATTTCATGTAATATGAACTAAACTTAATGAACACTTAAAAGAATATgcctttataaaattgaaaatcgaTTTCACATTATTTTTTGATCACCACTTTTAACTAAAAGTTCCAGGTACTTACTGAacccaaaatttaaaaactcttaaagtctcttttatatatatatatatatatatatatatatatatatatatatatatatatatatatatatatatatatatatatatatatatatatatatatatatatatatatatatatatatgtatatatatatatatatatatatgtatatatatatatatatatataaatatatatatatatatatataaatatatatatatatatatatatatatattgatatttgaggctgttttgtattataataataaaacaaaactcatagtcgtaaaagagtgctcaatattaaaaagatacTTCAAATAGAgcgatatacatatatattaacgaagttaatatatatgtatattgttttttcttcgttaatatatatgtatatatatatatatatatatatatatatatatataatatatatatatatatatatatatatatatatatatatatgaacccAAATATAATAAACTGCCATAAAACATGAAATCTagcattaagttttaaaaaaatatatcaagttttttttttaagtgtaaattaaacATGCAGAGAACTATAAAATGTGATGTTTTCTTCaacattttgttgattttgatttagaagttcttcaatatctttttgattttagaaGTTGTACCAGAACACTCCATAGCTATAGTTACAgacagaaaatttataaaacttaattactGCAAttgtagatttaaaaattaaacgctcagcaaattaaaataaaacttcttgttgcagtttaaacttttgtttcatataaatttaaatatatttcaatgaAATAATTACACTTGCAATATTAAATGACaatatttgaaaattgttaaaaaaacaacaagataaAAACATACTATTCAAATAGTTtcttttgacataaaaatgaaaacattggttagaaaaacaattttgttgcaTTACTGTGGTTATTCTGATTCAGCTGGCAAacttatataagttatataacttGTAACAGATAGCTAAACACCCtctcattatttttttctttccagtagaaattttttactttcacttttaaagtatttataaattatataatattccATTCCATATTAGCAAAATATGTTTAGAATATTCTAAAAGTATGGCTAGACTTTCCAACTTACCttattttaccatattttcTGATGTAGATATACTACGAATTAATTGGTGATTCGTGTAAACTGGTTGTCGTGTAAACTGGACAAGTAATTATCTATTAGCTA is drawn from Hydra vulgaris chromosome 07, alternate assembly HydraT2T_AEP and contains these coding sequences:
- the LOC105845233 gene encoding mucin-2 isoform X7 gives rise to the protein MTAVISTTATTPVISTTVSTNKGSPTTTTQSPTTTTQSPTTTTQSPTSTTDSPTTTTQSPTTTTHSSTTTTQFSTSTAESLISTTMSPAKIMESPTTTNYSSATSTESPTTTTQITTTITQSPTTTTNSATTASGSPTGTTQSQTTTTQILTTTTQFPTITYETLTTSTTTSQSLTTITQFSTTTTQSPTSTTDSPTTITQSPTTTTKSSNTTTQSPNTTSQSPTKTTLSSTTTTQSPTITTQSPTTTTQFPTTTTQSATTTTHSSTRRTQSPTTTTQSPTSTTDSPTTITQSPTTTTQSSTKTTQSPTTTTQSLTTTTQSPTTTTQSSTTTTQSPTTTTQSSNTTTHSPTKTTQSPTTTTQSSTKTTQSPTTTTQSSTRRTQSPTSTTDSPTTIIQSPTTTTQSSTKTTQSPTTTTQSLTTTTQSPTTTTQSSTTTTQSPTTTTQSSNTTTHSPTKTTQSPTTTTQSSTKTTQSPTTTTQSSTRRTQSPTSTTDSPTTIIQSPTTTTQSSTKTTQSPTTTTQSPTTTTQSSTKTTQSPTTTTQSLTTTTQSPTTTTQSSTTTTQSPTTTTQSSNTTTHSPTKTTQSPTTTTQSSTKTTQSPTTTTQSSTRRTQSPTSTTDSPTTIIQSPTTTTQSSTKTTQSPTTTTQSPTTTTQSSTTTTQSSTTTTQSSNTTSQSPTTTTQSLTTTTHSPTTSTQSPTTTTQSSTTTTQSPTTTTQSPTTTTQSPTTTTQSSTTTTQSPTTTTHSPTKTTHSPTTSTQSPTTTTQSSTTTTQSPTTTTQSPTTTTQSSTKTTQSPTTTTQSSTRRTQSPTSTTDSPTTIIQSPTTTTQSSTKTTQPPTTSTQSLTTTTQSPTTTTQSSTTTTQSPTTTTQSSNTTTHSPTKTTQSPTTTTQSLTKTTQSPTTTTQSSTRRTQSPTSTTDSPTTIIQSPTTTTQSSTKTTQSPTTTTQSSTTTTQSSNTTSQSPTTTTQSLTTTTHSPTTTTQSPTTTTQSSTTTTQSPTTTTQSPTTTTQSPTTTTQSPTTTTQSPTTTTQSPTTTTQSPTTTTQSSTTTTQSPTTTTQSSTTTTQSPTTTTQSSNTTTHSPTKTTQSPTTTTQSPTTTTQSPTTTTDSSTTLMQSPTATTDSLAATTPSPTTTNDSPTTTTQSLTTRNQSITSATLSLTTRTESATTTNQSSTIESSLTQFVTLTLPYTTMSSTLKTSTVSVLYLTTEPMALYAAIQNMRLTLSAATPSSFKVSIPDLCFLMKTIYIILVKLNSNSYLKRNPSTYSWDEISNHTDGLYLVGILNGNSTVRSFTIGEGLNRKRRDTIPFPANPSLETGLAYSLFLKCISVDDITVTTSYSDIMIAGDPATTQSPTMARQSTTTQSSTATTQSLAATMLSPTTISQPSFALQFCNTETVGDENFTGVYKFSNTTVDSVSSLSCVYNKSLIIQRRCILSSLNKPIWEPVDVSVCPAKSQTAQQLLNINKITITALNVETTASNLNQIVQKGNLSTVYDINLISTIIANIIKVNFSSFEVTNHILLTIDTVLSNAVMVTEANKQFNVSSNFLSQMDDLGKQQTGNMTISTKNLALASYSIETNQNPVFIYSTLNQSNLIVKISSNETSILQNNRAYIMLSPQLFIGKSKTHVYSYVFLENNVFFSGHSTSISSIILSATINGQNVNNSNSPISMMFLRNTNIIGNSTCQFYKIIEQVWSTEGCRTIKSSSEEVFCQCNHLTNFALIIDTDQSDYNPLSLQIITWIGCGISIAGLFITILTYLIFPKLRSNLPVQILINLCVSLMMTMIVFLSLVERTQPQLLCRVVASLLQYFILSTFFWMAVEGINYYIMFVKIFRGSYRSRIFMLKSCAFAYGVPLIITVVTAAVKPANLGPLTSNDPKICVVRGLSFYFGILLPICMVVIVNLVFIFLVLRGMGGSSNVESRIDIKRKVRIVFGCSLLIGTTWIFAVLAVGNLRDVFQWLFCIFNSLQGFFIFLFYVAQNKDVKTQWRLLLGKRNAAIDGIRSSGNANRNQFA
- the LOC105845233 gene encoding mucin-2 isoform X8 produces the protein MTAVISTTATTPVISTTVSTNKGSPTTTTQSPTTTTQSPTTTTQSPTSTTDSPTTTTQSPTTTTHSSTTTTQFSTSTAESLISTTMSPAKIMESPTTTNYSSATSTESPTTTTQITTTITQSPTTTTNSATTASGSPTGTTQSQTTTTQILTTTTQFPTITYETLTTSTTTSQSLTTITQFSTTTTQSPTSTTDSPTTITQSPTTTTKSSNTTTQSPNTTSQSPTKTTLSSTTTTQSPTITTQSPTTTTQFPTTTTQSATTTTHSSTRRTQSPTTTTQSPTSTTDSPTTITQSPTTTTQSSTKTTQSPTTTTQSLTTTTQSPTTTTQSSTTTTQSPTTTTQSSNTTTHSPTKTTQSPTTTTQSSTKTTQSPTTTTQSSTRRTQSPTSTTDSPTTIIQSPTTTTQSSTKTTQSPTTTTQSLTTTTQSPTTTTQSSTTTTQSPTTTTQSSNTTTHSPTKTTQSPTTTTQSSTKTTQSPTTTTQSSTRRTQSPTSTTDSPTTIIQSPTTTTQSSTKTTQSPTTTTQSPTTTTQSSTKTTQSPTTTTQSLTTTTQSPTTTTQSSTTTTQSPTTTTQSSNTTTHSPTKTTQSPTTTTQSSTKTTQSPTTTTQSSTRRTQSPTSTTDSPTTIIQSPTTTTQSSTKTTQSPTTTTQSPTTTTQSSTTTTQSSTTTTQSSNTTSQSPTTTTQSLTTTTHSPTTSTQSPTTTTQSSTTTTQSPTTTTQSPTTTTQSPTTTTQSSTTTTQSPTTTTHSPTKTTHSPTTSTQSPTTTTQSSTTTTQSPTTTTQSPTTTTQSSTKTTQSPTTTTQSSTRRTQSPTSTTDSPTTIIQSPTTTTQSSTKTTQPPTTSTQSLTTTTQSPTTTTQSSTTTTQSPTTTTQSSNTTTHSPTKTTQSPTTTTQSLTKTTQSPTTTTQSSTRRTQSPTSTTDSPTTIIQSPTTTTQSSTKTTQSPTTTTQSSTTTTQSSNTTSQSPTTTTQSLTTTTHSPTTTTQSPTTTTQSSTTTTQSPTTTTQSPTTTTQSPTTTTQSPTTTTQSPTTTTQSPTTTTQSPTTTTQSSTTTTQSPTTTTQSSTTTTQSPTTTTQSSNTTTHSPTKTTQSPTTTTQSPTTTTQSPTTTTDSSTTLMQSPTATTDSLAATTPSPTTTNDSPTTTTQSLTTRNQSITSATLSLTTRTESATTTNQSSTIESSLTQFVTLTLPYTTMSSTLKTSTVSVLYLTTEPMALYAAIQNMRLTLSAATPSSFKVSIPDLCFLMKTIYIILVKLNSNSYLKRNPSTYSWDEISNHTDGLYLVGILNGNSTVRSFTIGEGLNRKRRDTNDITVTTSYSDIMIAGDPATTQSPTMARQSTTTQSSTATTQSLAATMLSPTTISQPSFALQFCNTETVGDENFTGVYKFSNTTVDSVSSLSCVYNKSLIIQRRCILSSLNKPIWEPVDVSVCPAKSQTAQQLLNINKITITALNVETTASNLNQIVQKGNLSTVYDINLISTIIANIIKVNFSSFEVTNHILLTIDTVLSNAVMVTEANKQFNVSSNFLSQMDDLGKQQTGNMTISTKNLALASYSIETNQNPVFIYSTLNQSNLIVKISSNETSILQNNRAYIMLSPQLFIGKSKTHVYSYVFLENNVFFSGHSTSISSIILSATINGQNVNNSNSPISMMFLRNTNIIGNSTCQFYKIIEQVWSTEGCRTIKSSSEEVFCQCNHLTNFALIIDTDQSDYNPLSLQIITWIGCGISIAGLFITILTYLIFPKLRSNLPVQILINLCVSLMMTMIVFLSLVERTQPQLLCRVVASLLQYFILSTFFWMAVEGINYYIMFVKIFRGSYRSRIFMLKSCAFAYGVPLIITVVTAAVKPANLGPLTSNDPKICVVRGLSFYFGILLPICMVVIVNLVFIFLVLRGMGGSSNVESRIDIKRKVRIVFGCSLLIGTTWIFAVLAVGNLRDVFQWLFCIFNSLQGFFIFLFYVAQNKDVKTQWRLLLGKRNAAIDGIRSSGNANRNQFA